Proteins from a genomic interval of Mesobacillus sp. S13:
- a CDS encoding MBL fold metallo-hydrolase, which translates to MAEWKDGIAKLTLPTPFPVGDVNAYLIKGDRLTLVDAGTKTEQSWESFKSQLADLKLKPEDIEQVILTHDHPDHVGMLDYLSPDLSVFGHYLNERWINRTSEFEKEHQKFYEEFFLQSAIPQQYFVPSMKIMKKTLVFSCNRSLTGTISENDVPPALPGWRVIDTPGHAQSHIVLLREKDGTMIAGDTILAGISPNPLLEPPLPGETDRPKPLVQYNASLKKLQQYPIGLVYTGHGTEITELQSLIEKRLARQHDRAWQVRGMLEGRDLTVFEICKLLFPTVYERELNLTISETVGQLDYLQSLDAISVREEGTSFVYTAK; encoded by the coding sequence ATGGCTGAATGGAAAGATGGAATTGCCAAACTGACTTTGCCGACGCCTTTTCCGGTCGGTGATGTGAACGCATATTTAATTAAAGGGGATAGATTGACACTTGTGGATGCCGGTACGAAAACGGAGCAGTCCTGGGAGTCGTTCAAATCCCAGCTTGCGGATTTGAAACTGAAGCCGGAAGATATTGAACAGGTCATCCTGACACACGACCATCCGGACCATGTAGGAATGCTGGATTATTTATCGCCAGATCTCAGCGTATTTGGCCACTACCTGAATGAAAGGTGGATCAACAGGACTTCTGAATTTGAGAAAGAACATCAGAAGTTTTATGAGGAATTCTTTTTGCAATCAGCAATACCACAACAATATTTCGTGCCATCGATGAAAATCATGAAAAAGACATTGGTATTTTCATGCAATCGCTCGTTGACTGGGACTATTTCGGAAAATGACGTTCCGCCAGCGCTGCCAGGGTGGAGGGTGATCGATACACCGGGACATGCCCAAAGCCATATCGTGCTCTTGCGCGAAAAAGACGGCACAATGATTGCCGGGGATACAATCCTTGCGGGGATTTCACCGAACCCATTGCTTGAGCCGCCGCTGCCAGGCGAAACGGACCGGCCGAAGCCGCTGGTCCAATATAATGCATCACTGAAAAAACTGCAGCAGTACCCGATTGGACTAGTATACACCGGTCATGGAACGGAGATAACAGAATTGCAGAGCCTGATTGAAAAAAGGCTGGCCCGCCAGCATGATCGGGCATGGCAGGTAAGGGGAATGCTTGAAGGAAGGGATCTCACTGTATTTGAGATTTGCAAACTGCTCTTCCCGACAGTTTATGAGCGTGAGCTGAATCTGACCATTTCGGAAACAGTCGGCCAGCTTGATTATTTACAATCCCTGGACGCAATTTCGGTCAGGGAAGAAGGTACCTCCTTCGTTTATACAGCAAAATGA
- a CDS encoding histidine phosphatase family protein — protein MKTIYLVRHASAVGQPVDSPLTEQGRKQALALVDFFKQKEIDIIYSSPFKRAVDTIRPLSDSRGIRVQEDDRLGERVLSTVNFEDWRDKLRQSFDDFELVFEGGESHSTAMNRAKSLLEDVLCSDDDHILLVSHGNMTTLLMRYFNESFGYDCLLEMTNPDVFELVVSSEETMLNRIWDDRI, from the coding sequence TTGAAAACAATCTATCTTGTACGACATGCAAGTGCAGTTGGACAGCCTGTTGACTCTCCCCTGACTGAACAGGGAAGGAAACAGGCGCTGGCGCTCGTTGACTTTTTCAAGCAAAAAGAAATAGACATCATCTATTCAAGTCCTTTTAAAAGAGCGGTCGATACAATCAGGCCACTTTCTGATTCAAGAGGAATAAGAGTTCAAGAAGACGACAGACTCGGAGAAAGAGTACTCAGCACGGTCAATTTTGAGGACTGGCGGGATAAATTAAGGCAAAGCTTTGATGATTTCGAGCTTGTCTTCGAAGGTGGGGAATCCCATTCAACCGCGATGAATCGCGCGAAATCGCTGTTAGAAGATGTATTATGTTCAGATGATGACCATATTCTACTGGTCAGCCATGGCAACATGACCACATTGCTCATGAGGTACTTCAATGAGAGCTTCGGATACGACTGCCTGTTGGAAATGACGAATCCGGATGTTTTCGAACTGGTCGTTTCTAGTGAAGAAACAATGCTTAATCGAATTTGGGATGATAGAATTTGA
- a CDS encoding glycosyltransferase — MVILTLLSLTLIIWILATIDALIGFRKLDSLEKAETVEQGQKLSVIVAARNEEEHILQSVRTQLNQTYKNTEWLLVNDRSEDGTGKVMENLKSFDSRIKVIHIESLPEGWLGKNHALYKGYQHATGNLILFTDADVLYHPEAFSKGVGYFQKHSLDHLTAAPNLSAKPFWLKAFVAFFLFGFSYYKRPWLGNNPRSKTGVGIGAFNMITRPAYEKVGTHEYIKMRPDDDLQLGMMVKRLGLKQRIVTAMELIEVEWYQSLRDALAGLEKNTFAGLHYRISMVLFSVFGVFVSQVMPFFTLFSSDQAVAILSAVNLVFLAFLYVMVTKKMTRFSPWLFFVLPFTALLFIFSILRASYLTFKRGGIIWRGTKYTLAELRKNTLR; from the coding sequence ATGGTGATTCTAACCTTACTGTCTTTAACATTAATCATTTGGATTTTGGCGACAATCGATGCCTTGATTGGTTTCAGGAAATTGGATTCCCTCGAAAAGGCCGAGACTGTCGAGCAGGGACAAAAGCTAAGCGTGATCGTGGCTGCCAGGAATGAAGAAGAACATATTTTACAAAGCGTTCGCACGCAGCTGAACCAAACCTACAAAAATACTGAGTGGCTCCTGGTCAATGACCGGTCCGAGGATGGCACCGGCAAAGTGATGGAAAACCTGAAAAGTTTCGATTCGAGAATCAAAGTAATCCATATCGAGAGTTTGCCAGAAGGGTGGCTTGGCAAGAACCACGCACTCTATAAAGGCTATCAGCATGCGACAGGGAACCTGATTTTATTTACAGACGCCGATGTTTTGTATCATCCTGAGGCTTTTTCTAAAGGAGTTGGCTATTTCCAGAAACATAGCCTTGATCATTTGACGGCCGCCCCAAACCTCAGCGCAAAGCCGTTCTGGCTGAAGGCCTTTGTTGCTTTCTTCTTATTCGGCTTTTCTTATTACAAGCGGCCATGGCTCGGCAATAATCCACGTTCGAAAACGGGAGTCGGAATCGGTGCATTTAATATGATCACCCGGCCGGCCTATGAAAAAGTCGGTACACATGAATATATAAAGATGCGGCCCGATGATGACCTGCAGCTGGGCATGATGGTAAAGCGACTGGGCCTCAAGCAGCGGATTGTCACTGCTATGGAGCTCATTGAAGTGGAATGGTATCAGAGCTTGCGTGATGCTTTAGCAGGTCTGGAAAAGAACACCTTCGCCGGCCTTCACTACAGGATCAGCATGGTGCTGTTTTCGGTGTTCGGGGTCTTTGTATCCCAGGTCATGCCGTTCTTCACCCTTTTTTCAAGCGATCAGGCAGTGGCAATCCTGAGCGCTGTTAATCTCGTATTCCTGGCTTTTCTTTATGTAATGGTAACAAAGAAGATGACACGATTTTCACCATGGCTGTTCTTTGTCCTTCCGTTCACTGCCCTGCTGTTCATCTTCTCCATCCTGAGAGCCAGCTACCTGACTTTTAAAAGAGGCGGCATCATCTGGCGCGGAACAAAATATACGCTAGCTGAATTAAGAAAAAACACATTGCGGTGA
- the namA gene encoding NADPH dehydrogenase NamA — MEKKLFSPYKIKDLTLKNRIVMAPMCMYSCEKEDGMVTDFHMTHYVSRAVGQVGLVILEATAVTPQGRISHQDLGIWSDEHVPGLTKLTEQIKQSGAAAGIQLAHAGRKAALRDEIIAPSALAFDEKYKEPKAMTVEEIKETIEAFRLAAERSNRAGFDVIEIHAAHGYLINQFLSPLTNKREDEYGGTAENRFRFLQEILEEVKTVWDGPLLVRVSASDYHDEGLTVEDYVTIGASLKELGVDLIDVSSGAVVPARIHAYPGYQVKFAEKIKHEANVATGAVGLITTGIQAEEILQNERADLIFIARELLRDPYWPRTAAKELGTSIESPKQYERGWIF, encoded by the coding sequence TTGGAAAAGAAATTGTTTTCCCCTTATAAAATTAAAGATTTAACCCTAAAAAACAGGATTGTCATGGCTCCGATGTGTATGTATTCATGTGAAAAAGAAGATGGGATGGTCACCGACTTTCATATGACACACTATGTAAGCCGCGCCGTCGGCCAGGTTGGCCTGGTCATTCTCGAAGCAACAGCGGTCACTCCTCAGGGCCGGATTTCACATCAGGACCTGGGCATCTGGAGCGATGAGCATGTTCCCGGGCTGACAAAATTGACGGAACAAATCAAGCAGAGTGGTGCTGCGGCTGGTATCCAGCTGGCACATGCCGGCCGAAAAGCAGCATTGCGTGACGAAATCATCGCCCCTTCTGCCCTAGCTTTTGACGAGAAATATAAAGAACCGAAGGCGATGACGGTTGAGGAAATCAAGGAAACCATCGAGGCGTTCAGACTGGCTGCCGAGAGATCAAATCGTGCTGGTTTCGATGTGATTGAAATCCACGCTGCACATGGTTATTTGATCAACCAGTTCCTCTCCCCGCTTACGAATAAAAGGGAAGATGAATACGGGGGCACTGCCGAAAACCGCTTCCGCTTCCTTCAGGAAATTCTTGAAGAGGTGAAAACGGTTTGGGATGGGCCACTTCTTGTCCGGGTTTCCGCAAGTGATTATCATGACGAAGGCTTGACTGTTGAGGATTATGTAACAATTGGTGCGTCACTAAAGGAACTGGGAGTTGACCTGATTGATGTCAGCTCAGGTGCCGTTGTACCTGCAAGAATTCATGCCTATCCAGGCTACCAGGTTAAATTCGCAGAAAAAATCAAGCATGAAGCCAATGTGGCTACCGGCGCGGTCGGTTTGATCACCACAGGGATCCAGGCTGAAGAAATCCTCCAGAATGAACGCGCCGATTTGATTTTCATCGCACGCGAACTGCTGCGCGACCCATACTGGCCAAGAACAGCTGCCAAAGAGCTCGGCACAAGCATCGAATCACCTAAACAATATGAACGAGGATGGATTTTTTAA
- a CDS encoding class I SAM-dependent methyltransferase — protein sequence MNNSWNKLIYKGWAPIYDKFFNVGPFSKARDSLFKEIHFRPGDRVLFVGVGTGADIERLPYDQLEITAIDYSEDMLQKAKDKFRNTSITFLKMDAQQLEFADASFDYVIGSLILSVVPDSKKAFREMVRVCRRDGLVVVFDKFAEPGKGLSIGKKTLRHVIKLLGTDIGVSFDDISSTERARVKLIADEGVMFGNMYRRILLEKVC from the coding sequence ATGAACAATTCGTGGAATAAGCTAATTTACAAGGGCTGGGCCCCAATTTATGATAAGTTTTTCAATGTTGGTCCATTTTCAAAAGCAAGAGACAGCCTGTTCAAAGAGATTCATTTCCGTCCGGGAGACAGAGTACTGTTCGTAGGGGTTGGCACTGGGGCAGACATCGAGAGATTACCATATGACCAATTGGAGATTACGGCAATCGATTACTCTGAGGATATGCTGCAGAAAGCAAAAGATAAATTCAGGAATACTTCGATCACCTTTTTAAAAATGGATGCCCAACAGCTTGAATTTGCCGATGCATCATTCGATTATGTGATCGGTAGCTTGATTTTATCAGTAGTACCCGACAGCAAAAAGGCGTTCCGCGAAATGGTCAGAGTTTGCCGCAGGGATGGTCTAGTGGTAGTTTTCGATAAATTTGCAGAACCCGGCAAAGGACTATCTATTGGCAAAAAAACTCTCAGACATGTGATTAAACTGCTCGGTACGGACATCGGTGTGTCATTCGATGACATCAGCTCAACAGAAAGAGCCAGAGTAAAGCTGATTGCAGATGAAGGAGTTATGTTCGGTAATATGTACCGGAGGATTTTACTGGAAAAAGTCTGTTGA
- the proC gene encoding pyrroline-5-carboxylate reductase — translation MKKLVFVGAGSMAEAMISGIGASGLLPGEQMWVTNRQDTDRLKTLKQKYGIKATYDYEMLFKDADAVVLAMKPKDAAGAIEEIKPYLPEGMLIISVLAGVSIDAIERAAEKSLAVVRAMPNTSAAIGKSATALAVNSHVCETQKMLVQELFNTVGLTTIVEEYQLDAVTGLSGSGPAYIYYLVEAMEKSAAEIGLEKQTAKQLIIQTLLGAAEMLTQSDKEPAQLRLEVTSPGGTTEAGISILEQHGVQTAFVSCIKEATAQSKRLGHLLGDQLAAANRHL, via the coding sequence ATGAAGAAGCTTGTTTTTGTTGGGGCAGGTTCGATGGCAGAAGCGATGATTTCCGGAATAGGGGCAAGCGGGCTTCTTCCGGGAGAGCAAATGTGGGTCACGAATAGACAGGATACAGACAGATTAAAAACTCTGAAGCAGAAATACGGAATAAAAGCGACATATGACTATGAAATGCTTTTTAAAGACGCTGATGCAGTCGTTCTGGCCATGAAACCAAAAGATGCAGCAGGTGCGATCGAGGAGATTAAACCGTATTTACCCGAGGGGATGCTGATCATTTCGGTTCTCGCTGGAGTTTCGATTGACGCCATTGAAAGGGCTGCAGAAAAATCCCTTGCTGTGGTAAGGGCGATGCCTAATACCTCGGCAGCGATTGGCAAATCGGCAACTGCCCTGGCAGTGAACTCCCATGTATGTGAAACCCAAAAGATGCTGGTGCAGGAGCTTTTTAACACTGTCGGCCTGACGACGATCGTAGAGGAATACCAGCTCGATGCCGTTACAGGACTATCTGGAAGCGGACCTGCCTATATTTATTACCTTGTGGAGGCGATGGAAAAAAGCGCCGCTGAAATCGGTCTCGAAAAGCAGACAGCTAAGCAGTTGATTATCCAGACGCTGCTGGGCGCAGCTGAGATGCTGACGCAATCTGATAAGGAGCCTGCACAGCTTCGTTTGGAGGTGACCAGCCCGGGTGGCACGACCGAAGCAGGGATCAGCATTCTTGAGCAGCATGGCGTCCAAACTGCTTTCGTATCCTGCATCAAGGAAGCCACCGCTCAATCAAAAAGGCTGGGCCACCTGCTTGGCGATCAACTGGCAGCTGCAAACCGCCACCTTTAA